The Pseudomonas aeruginosa genome includes the window CGGGCTGTCGGTGCTGCTCTACGACAGCCGCCAGGGGGCGGCGCTGCAAGCGCGCGAGCAGATCGCCACGGTCCTTGCCCGGCAGGTGGAGCGGGGCCGGCTGGAGGCGGAGGCTGTCGAGCGCGCGATGGGCAATCTGCGGGTGGTCGAGGACTTGCGGGTCCTAGGCGGCTGCCAGTTGGTGATCGAGGCGATCGTCGAGAACCTGGAGGCCAAGCAGGCGTTGTTCCGCCAATTGGAAGAGGTGGTCGGCGACGAAGCGATCCTCGCCAGCAATACCTCCTCGCTGTCGGTTACCGCGATCGCCTCGGCCTGTCGCGATCCCGGCCGGGTCGCCGGTCTGCACTTCTTCAATCCGGTGCCGCTGATGCGTCTGGTGGAGGTGATCGAGGGTCTCGCCACCCGCACCGGCATCGCCGAGCGACTGTGCGCCCTGGTGGCGACCTTCGGCCACCAGGCGGTGCGTGCCACGGACAGCCCCGGCTTCATCGTCAACCATGCCGGACGGGCCTTCGGCACCGAGGCGCTGCGTATCCTCGGCGAGGGCGTGGCGCCGGTGGCGGCGATCGACGAAGTCCTGCGCGAGGGCGCCGGCTTCCGCATGGGCCCGTTCGAGCTGTTCGACCTGGTCGGGTTGGACGTCAGCCTGCCGGTGATGGAGTCGATCTACCGGCAGTACTACGAGGAGCCGCGTTATCGTCCGCATCCCTTGCTGCGCCAGATGCTCGCCGCCGGCCGCCTGGGGCGCAAGAGCGGCCAGGGCTTCTACCGCTACGACGGCGCTGGGCAGGTGCCCGTCGCCGCCCCGGCGGTTGCGCCAGGCGCGGCGTTGCCGCCGGTGTGGCTGGGCGTCGACGACGAACATGACCGCGCGCCATTGCTGACGTTGCTACAACGTCTGGGCGCCGAGGTGGAGAGCGGCGAGCGTCCTTCCGGGGCGGCGTTGTGCCTGCTTGCGCCACTGGGCGCCGACGTCAGCGCCGCAGCGCGGCGGTTCGCCGTCGATCCGACGCGCAGCCTGGCCATCGACGTGCTGTCGGACCTGGAGCGACACCGCTGCCTGATGGCCTGCCCGGCGACCCGAGCGGAGCTGCAGCAGGCGGCTCGCACCCTGTTCGCACGGGACGGCGTGGGCGTCACGCTGATTCGCGACAGCGCCGGGTTCATCGTCCAGC containing:
- a CDS encoding 3-hydroxyacyl-CoA dehydrogenase; this encodes MSEPSIVLIGIVGTGAMGQGIAQLAACAGLSVLLYDSRQGAALQAREQIATVLARQVERGRLEAEAVERAMGNLRVVEDLRVLGGCQLVIEAIVENLEAKQALFRQLEEVVGDEAILASNTSSLSVTAIASACRDPGRVAGLHFFNPVPLMRLVEVIEGLATRTGIAERLCALVATFGHQAVRATDSPGFIVNHAGRAFGTEALRILGEGVAPVAAIDEVLREGAGFRMGPFELFDLVGLDVSLPVMESIYRQYYEEPRYRPHPLLRQMLAAGRLGRKSGQGFYRYDGAGQVPVAAPAVAPGAALPPVWLGVDDEHDRAPLLTLLQRLGAEVESGERPSGAALCLLAPLGADVSAAARRFAVDPTRSLAIDVLSDLERHRCLMACPATRAELQQAARTLFARDGVGVTLIRDSAGFIVQRTLASIVNLACDIAQQGIASVEHIDLAVRLGLGYPLGPLEWGDRMGAGRVLRILERLHALSGDPRYRPSPWLRRRAQLGLSLRQPDSPLAS